One stretch of Carassius carassius chromosome 18, fCarCar2.1, whole genome shotgun sequence DNA includes these proteins:
- the zmp:0000001074 gene encoding desmoglein-2-like protein, whose translation MFPRSSLVPALLLFLTVQILSTGDCWTGSQKRRHKREWVVPAKRFTENVDYSDSPYFSKIRSDLDEISSLRYTVRGPGVNQPPVGNFILDEKKGWVRITRTLDREERQNYTLIATAWYPNNTIAEDNIKINIIVEDQNDNPPVFNKPERVSIYEGRPDGTFVTQVVAKDKDEPNTLHTKIAYSLIKQEPNNGTLFFAVHKDNGAISVNNPTIDREEHKSFILTVQAADMYGSPEGNSATTTVFIDILDVNDNIPTLEKDEFSASIDENEAPVEVLRIQALDNDEESTDNWLAEFDIVSGNEDGRFSIQTDPKTNMGVLYLNKPVDFESASDMNLKLVVANKAHPGAPLASGAGGGDGAGAGGGDGAGAGGGAGASGAGGGGGAGAGGGGGAGAGGGGGAGAGGGGGAGASGGGGAGASGAGFGGSVLKQKTYSVKIGVKNKPEGPKFKPRTKPISVSENTKNYFPRVIDTYTAIEEDTGKTAEKVKYAKAYDPDNWISIDTDTAEIKLNKVPDRESPFVVNGTYYAKILCITDELHSQTSTGTIALQVEDLNDNCPKLLNNVQTVCSDTSVVNVTAEDHDSDPNGAPLEFSLIEEKTRGKWNLQRINDVSVSMLPEDHLWPGFYEVTMEIRDKQGLACPDEQVLRLEVCTCSEGLFCSSKVAALHTTSASIGATGIGFLLLGFLCIILALVAVIKCDCGNAGKHFTDMPFDTKQHLMSYSTEGKGIDGDASLMRIPPKLYNEGGNAIKLPKDTLQMVKAKSYYPLDEIQGPRSNQTAHNSAKMVGEMQESAFGGFYSDMDMENSVRWQEGQVLHDAFLKEYFAQKSTYILEDDSPIKGLKLYDYEGEGSVTGSIENCSFIESNDDLEFLNNLGLKFRTLAEVCGFRQTDPNVIVNTVETTPNEAASSSKMTNIVQPSPEEIPVKSPLVQPSPDEKPVKPPLLKPAPTQEIVIQEPMYYGFNQPMSRNVVLSEDGLGQGVYIINGTPEAERILTQGKGYTLAHTGQQAVLANNIIGNSFLYSQIGPQSPIMITEGLVDINQSVIQNFSPTQNLVMMPQQQLDGIGSLQMVRVSGGNAQGRVTLMDGSVNGGKVFIDRPMSPQQFYPVNSQELGGSVHMNQRVVDGSLYSAQNDGQGTVTIGQCPVNGGNVMIGGSGTQNLVIMPQIAPGQVNNQLLESGPFPSASNIISKEGSETRLLVGGHSTLEGPVSDGNLLVASPGQFPVSMSTRAPNLVRLAQVTNGHLPSVQNIVSGEGGQSRSSVSGSTILEGPSQLPLAMSPGIISPFELPQVANRQLFRSKVSRVLTSMAMMPKSKGLASNGQLNVEQ comes from the exons CTTATTGCCACTGCATGGTATCCTAACAACACCATAGCTGaagataatattaaaataaacattattgtgGAGGACCAGAATGATAACCCACCTGTTTTCAACAAGCCAGAACGAGTCAGCATATATGAGGGGAGACCAGATG GTACCTTTGTAACACAAGTTGTGGCTAAAGATAAAGATGAGCCAAACACTCTTCACACTAAGATAGCGTACAGCTTGATCAAGCAGGAGCCAAACAATGGCACGCTTTTCTTTGCTGTTCATAAAGACAATGGAGCAATCTCTGTAAACAACCCAACGATTGATAGAGAG GAACATAAATCTTTTATTCTTACGGTGCAAGCTGCTGACATGTATGGAAGCCCTGAAGGAAATTCTGCTACAACTACTGTATTTATAGACATCCTGGATGTCAATGACAATATTCCTACTTTGGAGAAGGATGAG TTTTCAGCAAGTATTGATGAGAATGAGGCCCCTGTTGAGGTTTTGAGGATCCAGGCTCTGGATAATGATGAAGAAAGCACCGACAATTGGTTGGCTGAGTTTGACATAGTCTCGGGGAACGAGGATGGACGTTTCTCTATTCAAACTGATCCGAAGACAAATATGGGTGTTTTGTACCTGAACAAG CCTGTTGACTTTGAGTCAGCATCTGATATGAACCTGAAACTAGTTGTAGCAAACAAAGCTCATCCAGGAGCACCTCTTGCTTCTGgagcaggtggtggagatggAGCGGgagcaggtggtggagatggAGCTGGAGCAGGTGGTGGAGCTGGAGCTTCTGGAGCAGGTGGTGGAGGTGGAGCTGGAGCAGGTGGTGGAGGTGGAGCTGGAGCAGGTGGTGGAGGTGGAGCTGGAGCAGGTGGTGGAGGTGGAGCTGGAGCAAGTGGTGGAGGTGGAGCTGGAGCTTCCGGAGCAGGTTTTGGAGGAAGTGTTCTCAAGCAAAAGACATACTCAGTGAAGATCGGTGTCAAAAACAAACCTGAAGGCCCAAAGTTCAAGCCAAGGACCAAGCCTATATCTGTATCTGAAAAcaccaaaaattattttccaaGAGTAATTGACACCTACACTGCTATAGAAGAAGACACAGGCAAAACAGCAGAAAAAGTCAA ATATGCAAAGGCATATGACCCTGACAACTGGATTTCTATTGACACGGACACGGCTGAGATAAAACTGAACAAGGTACCAGATCGTGAGTCTCCATTTGTGGTAAATGGGACCTACTATGCCAAGATCCTCTGCATTACAGATG AACTGCACTCTCAGACATCTACAGGGACTATAGCTTTGCAGGTGGAGGACCTGAATGATAACTGCCCTAAACTCCTTAATAATGTGCAGACTGTCTGCAGTGATACCAGTGTAGTCAATGTCACAGCAGAAGATCACGATTCAGATCCCAACGGAGCTCCACTAGAGTTCAGTTTGATAGAAGAGAAGACAAGGGGCAAATGGAACCTGCAGAGAATAAACG ATGTAAGTGTTTCAATGCTCCCTGAAGATCACTTATGGCCTGGTTTTTATGAAGTCACCATGGAAATCAGAGACAAGCAAGGACTTGCCTGTCCTGATGAGCAAGTCCTCCGTTTAGAGGTTTGCACTTGCTCTGAAGGATTGTTTTGTTCTTCAAAAGTGGCTGCATTACACACTACATCAGCCAGCATTGGAGCAACAGGAATTGGTTTCCTGCTTCTAGGATTCCTCTGCATAATCT TGGCGCTTGTGGCCGTTATAAAATGTGATTGTGGGAATGCTGGAAAACATTTTACTGATATGCCATTTGATACCAAGCAACATCTTATGTCCTATAGCACAGAGGGAAAAGGAATAGATGGG GATGCTTCTCTGATGAGAATCCCACCAAAACTCTACAATGAGGGGGGCAATGCAATTAAATTACCCAAAGACACTTTACAAATGGTTAAAGCTAAGTCTTATTACCCACTGGATGAAATTCAGGGCCCCAGGTCGAACCAGACTGCACATAACAGTGCTAAAATGGTAGGAGAGATGCAGGAGAGTGCATTTGGAGGCTTTTACAGTGATATGGACATGGAAAACTCTGTGAGGTGGCAAGAAGGACAAGTCTTGCATGATGCATTCTTAAAAGAATACTTTGCACAA AAATCCACGTATATACTGGAGGATGATTCTCCGATAAAAGGACTGAAGCTCTATGATTATGAGGGTGAAGGATCTGTTACCGGTTCCATTGAGAACTGCAGCTTCATCGAGTCTAATGATGATCTGGAGTTCTTGAACAACCTGGGTTTAAAGTTCAGGACCTTGGCTGAGGTGTGTGGATTCAGACAGACGGACCCAAATGTTATTGTTAATACTGTTGAGACAACACCAAACGAAGCTGCATCTTCCAGTAAAATGACCAACATCGTCCAACCCAGTCCTGAGGAGATACCTGTTAAATCACCACTTGTCCAACCAAGTCCCGACGAGAAACCTGTTAAACCACCACTTCTCAAACCTGCACCTACTCAGGAGATTGTCATACAGGAGCCTATGTACTATGGGTTCAACCAACCAATGTCAAGAAATGTTGTGCTATCAGAGGATGGGCTTGGGCAAGGTGTGTACATAATTAATGGAACTCCAGAAGCTGAGAGAATTCTGACTCAAGGTAAAGGCTATACACTTGCACATACTGGACAACAAGCTGTTCTAGCAAACAACATCATTGGTAATTCCTTCTTGTACTCACAAATTGGACCTCAAAGTCCAATCATGATTACCGAAGGATTAGTTGATATTAATCAGTCTGTAATCCAGAACTTTTCACCAACTCAAAACCTTGTAATGATGCCACAGCAACAACTAGATGGAATTGGTTCACTGCAGATGGTAAGAGTTTCAGGAGGGAATGCGCAGGGTAGAGTTACTCTTATGGATGGCTCAGTCAATGGAGGTAAAGTATTCATTGATCGCCCCATGAGCCCTCAACAATTTTACCCAGTAAATTCTCAAGAATTGGGTGGATCAGTACATATGAACCAAAGAGTAGTTGACGGCTCCCTTTACAGTGCACAGAATGATGGACAAGGGACAGTAACAATTGGACAATGTCCTGTCAATGGAGGTAATGTAATGATAGGAGGCTCAGGAACTCAAAACCTAGTAATAATGCCTCAAATTGCACCTGGTCAGGTAAACAACCAGCTATTAGAAAGTGGTCCTTTCCCCAGTGCTTCAAACATTATATCAAAAGAAGGTTCAGAGACTAGACTACTGGTTGGTGGTCATTCTACTCTAGAGGGTCCTGTTAGTGATGGCAATTTATTGGTTGCAAGCCCAGGTCAGTTTCCTGTGTCTATGAGCACAAGAGCTCCAAATTTAGTGAGACTGGCTCAAGTTACAAATGGTCACTTGCCAAGTGTTCAGAACATTGTATCAGGGGAAGGTGGACAAAGTAGATCATCGGTTAGTGGTTCCACTATTCTAGAGGGTCCAAGTCAGCTTCCACTTGCCATGAGTCCAGGAATAATTAGTCCTTTTGAACTGCCTCAGGTAGCAAACAGACAGTTGTTCCGTTCTAAAGTGTCCAGAGTTCTGACATCAATGGCTATGATGCCAAAATCCAAAGGACTTGCATCAAATGGGCAGCTGAATGTTGAGCAGTGA